The nucleotide window ttatactgtatttttcaGTATTTACCTTGCTAATCACTCTTACAGCATGCTGTAATAAtatagtttttactacagtaaacattggtgtattgtaatataatataccaTACAGCTGAGTTGTTTGTATTACTAGTTGTACTATAGttgcaactgtagaatcaccacaacagattaatttaagTACTTTACAATAGATTGGTTCAAAAACGCCACAATACTTAATATAAATGACTTTAGTAAACTGCGCATGGAGCTGTTTTTCATGAACCCTTCAATGGGGTATATggcgaagcatgctaataggacttttaatttgccagtaacctgggttaagcgcttccggcaaaTTGAAAGCCAATggaaaatccggtgcgtttaaggtctgttttctttaaaaatcagcgatctccactagctgagtgaaatccgatttaaagtgggtctcagattgtacaagaagcactgcattaaattacatttcccccgccatatctttataatatgagcatttattttaccccagtatattcaatggagcttctgtgttagcctgccgattctgacaagcgtgtgcgagtaaacagctttttgtcttgttttacgcttgagcaaataaaaataaatgcttaagtttatttaactgaatgtattttaatgacattacaacatcgatgctgtataatgAACCgtaaaaatggtaaaaagttcacaataacaggtcaccggaagtgtatcagcatgggaactgcactagctcggcatataccctattcccTTTAGACAGTAGACTGTAGTTTTCTTACCGGTCCAGCGACCTGTTCAAAGAGTTTCCTCAGGCCTTTCTCCTCATCAGTCTCCTCTTCAGGTGGGTTTGGTTTCGGTGGCTTCAAAAAGtagacacaaacatacatacaggtAACTTTAGGAGCAGTTTTACCTATTTAAGAGCAATCTGCTTTTGACTTTGATATGTCCTTCCTAGGGATATAATAAAATTATCCAGTGATTATATTTGACTCACCTCTGGCAGATCAGCTTCAATTTTGTTTCCCACCTCACTGAAAAACATAGCAATGAAGAATCAGTTCATGATTGGGTTCAGTTGTTCAAAGCAAATAAAATCTAATGGAAATTTTATTTTGTAGTTCACTATAGATATATAATGGGGTACAAGCAATTGAGTAAGGAAATTAATtcataaatgcatttataaatttGTGTATAATGACTGGTGGCTTGATGCATGAAGCTAGCTAAacaaattctaataaaaaattaaCGAACCAAAGATATTCCAAAATCGGATTTATCCCTGTGCATCACAAAAAATATACTCAcaacataaagtataattaatatagtataattacaatagggatgcacaatatatcggtggCCATAAcgatatcggccgataaatgctatatTTACATCATTAAATATAGTATTTATTGGCCAATATCAATATGGCCACCgatatatcatgcatccctaCTTTAAAAGCTTTAATTTTCGCTCTGATAATAAAATTAGGTCAATAtgtttaagccgataaattatgtAAAATTTCCACTGGTGGAACCACTTCACATGGTTGCTGCCTGACACCATGTTTTCATTTTGCTCATCTTGCTCATATTTATTGACTAACATATTGGCTGTCAGCCTCCAAATCTAAAGAGTTATCAGTTATCGGTACCATTCAAAAATTCCATATCGGTGCATTCCTATAATAAAGTCATGAACGCTGTATAATTCTGTCAGATATGGTTCAGGTAAGTGTTGAGAGAAACCTGCTGTATTTAAATCAGAGTAAACAACAACATAGAAAGACAGAATAACATGAGTAAATGTGAGTAGATTATGCTATGGCTTTAATATTGTGGTAAATGTATTGTAGACATACATGGCTCCAGCTTTCTTCTCAGAGAAGAGGCGGATGAGGAAATCAGCCTCTTTGTGCGGCTGAAAGGTGGTGGGCACCAGCAGGTAGTTTCCAGGCGGCAGTCTGAAGCGCTCGGAAACCTCCCTCACGTTGATATAAGTACGGCTCCGTGCTTTAGAGGGATTATAGCGGAAAAAATCTTTGCCCTGGTGGTCTTGATCATCGGGAGCCTGTTTGTGAGCAAAGAGACACTGCGTGACGTTCTGCAAACTCATGTCCTTCCTTAtttgaagggttagttcacccaaaaatgaaaactctgctaATAATTCATCACCCTCATTTCATTCCAAATCCCCAAGACTTTTGTTCATACTcaaaacaaattaagatattttagatgaaatccgagagctctctcatcctccatagacagcaagggatgTTCAAAGTCCAGTAAAGGaatcaaaaacattgtcaaaacactaCATGTCTTCAAGTGGTTCAACtttaatcatacaaagctccaagtaCGTTTTTGtgcaccatttaaaaaaaaaaatgtattaaacatgtttattatgGTTAATACAACTTATTTCCATTAGAATCAGCAGCACAACAAGCAAGCATCGCATCCTGATCTGATGAGGAAAACATCGGCAAACAAACTCATTTGCGAAcaaaattttcacagtttttttggCACTCAAAAGACTTCATGCAGCTCTCTTTGACTAAAGTTTGTAGTCTGTGCAGTCtttgttccttttctggactttaaacatGTAAGTATAATTCTGATTTGCtaaatggaggatgagggagctctccgaTTTAACCTAAAATATCTTTACTTGTGGTTTgtagatgaatgaaggtctcagatgattgaaatgacttgtcttaagTAACTAATCATTCCTATAACCCTTTAAATACAGCTCTGTCTGTTGCTTGATATCTCTCTCTCACCTCATAAATAGCAAACCCAATGGTCTCCAGGTCAAGCCCCTCTTTTCTTAGTCGTCGGCGGTTCTTTTGCATCAGGGCCACAATGACGCTGCACAGCTTATCACCATCATCCGGATTTTCCAGATGAAGCTTAAACTGGGGGTttgtccagaatgtgtctgtgaaaggAACAAAGAACATCAAGGTCAAAAGAGTAAAGTTACTGACCATCAGCTACTTTATATTGGGGcagcagggtggctcagtggttaacactgtcgccatacagcatgaaggtcgctggtttgagtcccttctgggccagttggcatttcggtgtagagtttgaatgttctccccgtgttggtgtgggtttcctccgggtgctccggtttcccccaaagtccaaacacatggtaggtgaattggataaactaaattgaccttaggttatgagtgtgtgtgtgcgtgtgtgtgtgtgtgtgtgtgtatgggtgtttttcagttgtggctggaagggcatccgctgtgtaaaacatatgctaaaatagttggaagttcatttcactgtggcaacctctaagaTAGAGATATTTTTATGAAGAAAAATTAGATTTAATTTAGATAATTTTAAATTAGATAATTATAATTTAGATAATTTTAGAAaatttttttagataatttttaATAGAGATAATTTTTATGAAGAAAAATTCATGAATGAAGCAGTTTCCCAGGAGAATTGacaaaacaggagtgttggcaggtatggttaaGTATAAGTTAACTTGCCGACAaaaccagtggcgtagcggacgggcccgcagggcacgcaccgcgggggggggccccgcgtgattagggggcctcGCATCgttgcgattttcaataattgataatccggcaaccgcaataatcaaactcttgggaacaactgtggtcggaaccaaagttcacaggtctgtgttctctgaacatttctcaagcggtggactacttcattctgattgcttgccgccaatgttgtcaacttagcgactttgtcactagatttagcgacttttcagacccccctagcgacaaatctagcgacttttttgtgtgttattggagattttttttagactgtcatttgtccatactgtaccgtccctactcttttcaacgagctgcgtgtgatgcccctcccccgcctcacagcactgacaggcggcccagtcagtcctcgtacagcagcctctcccacctgcagctcgagagcagatcacccctctgcgtaccgacgacaaatgatttagcacaggcagtgtgaaggtatttcccttgtacagtcaaaccgacctgcttctcctttattttaacaatttaattggagcgtttattcttttcttgttcacaatcacagatattttagtgacagtttctgaacttgtctgagtttattacatatgagagataactgcacattcattcactacacatatataatgatatactgtattcaaacagcaataaatttagttaaataaacatgcttatataaagtgtagtgcaattataaatacccctttattaaccataggctgttaaacaaacagaaacggtagaacgtgatgacgtcagtgatatgcaaattgacataTGACGTATCTCACCCTGCCCCCACTTCATCAGGGGggcccgtcagcgatccctgcaggggggcctccgcattttgcgctacgctaCTGGACAAAACCCAACCAAAACCAACCCACTTTCTGGAGTTTGATCAAACCACACCTGAACATTAACTGGCTTAATGAAAACCAAACCAGTATTGTGCAACAGGCCTATGTGTATCACGAAAATTGACTTAAAGTGTAGTATTAATTAAATAGTATAATATACTGAATAAtaaatttgttgtattttgaaCGATGTGTGTGAAATCTCTTGATATTTCTGTCAGATATAGTTCTAATTCAGTGTCTTATGTAAATTAAGACATAAACTTAAGCTAATTCCTtataaaaaaagaagtaaatgCAAATGCGCAGCGCGTTATGACGCATGATTCACAACACGTTTCCTTAAAAGAATTCAACTTGAGAAAAAAAGTGCTGTGTTCTATGTTTTGTCTTTGCATTTGGTGCAAACCCAGTACTCTTTAATATGATACTACTGACCAATGTAGTTCCTGCAGCCGCCAGCGGTGGACCCCCTGATCCAGCTGCCTTCAAACAGGTTCACAGCCCACTGCTTGGAAACGTCATCGGACAGAGCATCTGGAGACAGGTTACAGATCTCAACCTTATCGTAGTTGGATTTAAAGTCTCCGAACTCCATCCTGCAACACAACAAATCACCTATGTTATTACCGCTGGTCAGATAGAGCTTTTTAGATACTGGTTTTAATGTGGCACACAGAAACATCTTTATTGTATCTGATAGCTGGACATACCAGAACTCTCCATCATCCAGGGAGTTTTGCAGCAATCGTTTCTTCTCTGAGCTGTCAATGACAGTCCATTCTCTCGAACTGAAAAGACAAGATGAGAAGCATTTGGATCTTGTGTTAAAAGGATTTATTGTCAGTCTGAACACAAGTGGGTGATGCCACTGGGTAAACACTGTGTTCTAGATAATTACATATTTGATTGGATTGCTTTCATAGTGGAAATGCTCATGTGCTTGAAAACCAGCTACTCTGTTtatcttaaaggaacagttcacccaaatatgaatatttactcactgtttactctccctGGAGTGGCTATAAatatttctttcctctgttgaacactaaacaagatattttgaagaatgttggaaacctgtaaccattgattgccatagtaagaaaaacaaatactatggaagtcagtggttacaggtttccaacatttttcaaaatctcttcttttgCAAACAAGTAAAGAATGAGTAAAGGATGAcaagattttcatttttaagtgaatgGTCCTTTTAAGTTgagtttttttgttaaacagtACCTGTCAAACTGAAGATGcagatgtttttaaatgcattttattaccATGTTTTGTCTTGAGTGACCATTTCTCAATTTTTGGTAAGCAGCACAATATAAAACCAAACTGGTCTACCAAACTAAACATTCAAGAATATCAACATATATGAAGATAAGCGttcttttaaatgaaaatatgagTACTTCACAAATAACATCCTGAGTGAACATATCCTTATTAGTAGATCTCACGGTTACTTAAACATCGTggcccaaaaattattttattggcCTTTTCTTACCAAGATTGACTGAATTGaacaagtttttaaaaattttctaTCAAGGCATTTTTGATAAGGCTTTTAATTATgttgatatctggtgactgggctggccaatcctgaagcaccttgacctttgctttcaggaactttgatgtggaggctgaagtatgagaaggatgCTTACTTGTCACTCCACGGCCCGTTCCACTCCACCTGACCCCAGGGGTTACGTACACGAATCAGCTGGACCTTCGCTCCTCTGTAGTTGACCTGAAGAGACAAGAAAAATAATGAATCTAAAGAAAATCTGAGCTAAACAAAGATACGAGGAATGCGGATTGATGCGTTCACCTCTTCCACTCCAGTGACGGAGTAAGCGTGGCCTTTCACCAGACCAGTAGAGGTTTGGGCTTCAGATTCAGCAGAACTAGTGATCTAGTGAAACGGAAACACAAACATCTTAAATGTTTCTTCGATGTTAGTATCACTTAGACTTAAGCATAGCTATTAGCTAgtttgctccaaaacagtgacaaaatgagCATTTAGAAGATTTAAACATCCAAATTTCTCACTTCCGTCCAAATGGATACTATTTTTTTGTAACGTCACATCATACTTTGgtctctcatcaaatcttctgaacaaacaaatgctctctagtatctgacaagccCCACCTCCTTCAACACACTATTCCTGTATGTGCTTGATCTTAACCCCTCTCACtgacagagctgtgataaaaacaaatgctattggctgttacatattttattctatccatcattttatccatccatccatccatccatctatctatttgtctgtccgtccgtccgtccgtccgtccgtccgtctgtctgtctgtctgtctgtctatctatctatctatctatctatctatctatctatctatccatagttctattcattcattgttcaatccatccatctatccatccatccatccatttatctatctatccatccatcttttttatccatctatcgttccatccatccatcaattatttaatttcatttatcatCCTATCTATCGatccatcgttctatccatccattcatccacctatctatctatctatctatctatctatctatctatctatctatctatctatctatctatctatctatctatctatctatctatctatctatctatctatctatctatctatctatctatccatccatagttctatttatccatccattgatctatcatccatctatccatgcatttatctatccatcttatttatccatctatccatccatccatagttctatttatccatccatctatctatctgcccatccatccatccatagttctattcattcattgttcagtccatccatctatccatccatccatctatctatatatccatcttTTTTATCgatctatcgttccatccatcctttgatatttaatttaatttatcatcCTATCTATTGatccatcgttctatccatccattcatctatctatctatctgtctgtctgtctgtctgtctgtctgtctgtctgtctgtctgtctgtctgtctgtctgtctgtctgtctgtctgtctgtccgtccgtccgtccgtccgtccgtccgtccgtccgtccgtccgtccgtccgtccgtccgtccgtccgtccgtccgtccgtccgtccgtccgtccatctatctatgtgCTGGAATGCGCTGCTAATCTCACAGTGAATAAAACACGGTCTTGCTTACGTCGATGGAGCAGCCAAGCATGGACCCCCTCTCTATGGCTTTCTTGAGGATGAGGAAGAGGTTGTTGGGTCCGTTTTTCGTCTCGTACATCTCACCCACACCTCCAGTAAAGTCCTCCATGGCCTCCATTGTGCTTCCACCTTTCAGGGCTTCATAGCTGCCGTTCAGCCTGAGaacaaaaataaagttaacaTCTCAAATCTAAATATGATAGCCGGATCCCATTTTGTAAACTGAAGAGCATACTTGGCATAGGCCTTTTCCAGCAGTGCACTCCAGAACTCGTTGTTGTCAGCGGAGTGGAGGAACACCAGTTTGTCTCTCACACACGGGAGCCTGTCGTCCACCAccacatccatccatttgttatGCTGCCAGAACTGCACAATAATGGGAGTTTGGTTTAGAGTTCAGATGAAGTCAGAATGGAGCTGCAGTGTTCAGCGAGCGAGACTCACCTGAAAATGGAAGATTCCAGCATAACCGCGATCGAAGGTCTGGTCATTTGGTACAACTCTATTTAGTGTTTCCTCTTTGAGAGTTAGAGAGGCAATCGCTGCCAACAGCCAACAGTCTCCTGCATGGCCATACATAAAGGACAAAAGGGAGATTAgtcaaatgctgggttgttgtaacccaacgttgggtcaaatatgggaAAACCAATGAGTTTGGTTTAgaagtgtaatttaaaataatcttaaaaattcACCCAAATCATCTGTCTGTCGTTGAGTcagtcaatctatctatctatctatctatctatctatctatctatctatctatctatctatctatctatctatctatctatctatctatctatctatctatctatctatctatctatctatccatctatctgtctatctatctatctatctatctatccatctatctgtctatctatctatctattgatcAATCGACCGGTCGGTCGGTCTATCTATCGATCGATTggtctgtctatctgtgtgtctatctatctatgtatcgaTCGATCGATTGGTTGGTCgatttgtctgtctgtcaggAGGTCAGCTGGTCTATCTATcaatcggtctgtctgtctgtctgtctgtctgtctgtctatctatctgtctgtctgtctgtctgtctgtctgtctatctgtctgtctgtctgtctgtctgtttgtctatctgtctgtctgtctgtctgtctgtctatctatctatctatctatccattcacccatccatccatagttcTATTTATCCATCGATATCCAACGATATCGATTagcgatcagtcagtcagtcgatctaacaatcaatcaatcggtctgtctgtctgtgtgtcagtctgtctgtctgtctgtctatctatctatctatctatctatccatctatctgtctatctatctatctattgatcAATCGACCGGTCGGTCGGTCTATCTATCGATCGATTggtctgtctatctgtgtgtctatctatctatgtatcgaTCGATCGATTGGTTGGTCgatttgtctgtctgtcaggAGGTCAGCTGGTCTATCTATcaatcggtctgtctgtctgtctgtctgtctgtctgtctgtctgtctgtctatctatctgtctgtctgtctgtctgtctgtctgtctgtctgtctgtctgtctgtctgtctgtctgtctgtctgtctgtctatctatctatctatctatccattcacccatccatccatagttcTATTTATCCATCGATATCCAACGATATCGATTagcgatcagtcagtcagtcgatctaacaatcaatcaatcggtctgtctgtctgtgtgtcagtctgtctgtctgtctgtctatctatctatctatctatctatctatctatctatctatctatctatctatctatctatctatctatctatctatctatctatctatctatctatctatctatctatctatctatatatctatctatctatctgtctgtctgtctgtctgtctgcctatctatctgtctgtcggtcggtctgtctatctacctggaaaataaaaacaaaaatgggcACATACCCAGCTGCCCCTGACAGATGTCGGTCCTGGTGGCTCCTCCGGTGATGAACTGTGGCTCTTTGCAAATTTCCTGAAATTCAggataaaagagaaaaaatatcagtcaaacaaatcaatcaatcaatcaatcagtcagtcaatctgtctgtctatcctaaatcagttcatccattcatctataaaTCTTGCTAAATTTGAACATCTTAGAAAAAGGTTAATACATTGATCAATTAAAATACCATCCATCTACCAATGCAATGCATTTCTAGAAATAGATATAAATAAGGTTTGCTTATATAGCAGGTGACATTTtaccagctaaaaaaaaaaaaaaaaaaaaacgccagttttaccttttttgaatccattcaccCCATCTacgggtctggcaggagcattttagcttagcttagcataaattattgaatcagattagaccattagcatctcgctgtAAAATGAGcagagttttaataatttttttctattgaaaGCTTAACTTTTTAATGACAGAaaataaaagttgctattttctaggctgatatggctaaGAACTACACTTCCTTTCTGGTGTAATAATAAAGGATACGCAGACAAGGTACTGCAGAAAAGTTTCTTGatcattacgccagaatgagagtatagttcctagccatatcagtcaagaaaatagcaactttctaTTTTGCGTCAGTAAGAGTACACAATGTAACAACAGAAGAGCCaagctttaaataataaaattatcaaaattat belongs to Danio rerio strain Tuebingen ecotype United States chromosome 1, GRCz12tu, whole genome shotgun sequence and includes:
- the capn9 gene encoding calpain-9 (The RefSeq protein has 2 substitutions compared to this genomic sequence), which encodes MPYSVTLPGSSGQTAVVESTQADGKTYEQLRRECLQKGKLFEDPDFPAVDGSLFYSQRVPVNFEWKRPGEICKEPQFITGGATRTDICQGQLGDCWLLAAIASLTLKEETLNRVVPNDQTFDRGYAGIFHFQFWQHNKWMDVVVDDRLPCVRDKLVFLHSADNNEFWSALLEKAYAKLNGSYEALKGGSTMEAMEDFTGGVGEMYETKNGPSNLFLILKKAIERGSMLGCSIDITSSAESEAQTSTGLVKGHAYSVTGVEEVNYRGAKVQLIRVRNPWGQVEWNGPWSDNSREWTVIDSSEKKRLLQNSLDDGEFWMEFGDFKSNYDKVEICNLSPDALSDDVSKQWAVNLFEGSWIRGSTAGGCRNYIDTFWTNPQFKLHLENPDDGDKLCSVIVALMQKNRRRLRKEGLDLETIGFAIYEAPDDQDHQGKDFFRYNPSKARSRTYINVREVSERFRLPPGNYLLVPTTFQPHKEADFLIRLFSEKKAGAIEVGNKIEADLPEPPKPNPPEEETDEEKGLRKLFEQVAGPDNVISARELQHVLNNVLGRRKEVKFDGLSLNTCISIINLMDVDGSGMMEFSEFKVFWDKLKKWIMLFLSYDVDRSGTMSSYELRSALNAAGMKLNNRILQLLGLRFADEKLEIDFDDYLTCIVRLENMFRIFQALDAQKKGEVSLNMHQFLLLTMNV